A section of the Candidatus Paceibacterota bacterium genome encodes:
- the nudC gene encoding NAD(+) diphosphatase — MLVVSPIMSATQESRPERFQALVLARSSIDRAGDLRTDSSKLDFLWRSGKILVLVKDRFHSSDTALVFHDSLSIHGVGERYFLGIDRETGVSYFVWHTDEAVIEEEDLRTLRQIGARLSDIEAGLAVHALGLANWHHTHPCCSRCGAKTRIGLGGAVRICDVDGSEHHPRTDPAVIVLVKDKADRLLLGRQRLWVEKLFSNFAGFVEPGESFEQSVVREVSEESGVLVHSVHYLGSQPWPFPASIMIAFEAITSEPDIARPDGEEIVELRWYSREEMREAVRSGELILPSQISVSRRMIEHWYGAGAADDLSVPHGSPHG, encoded by the coding sequence ATGCTAGTAGTGTCGCCCATCATGAGTGCTACGCAGGAAAGCAGACCAGAGCGGTTCCAAGCCCTGGTGCTTGCCCGAAGCTCTATAGATCGCGCCGGGGATCTTCGGACAGATTCGTCCAAACTCGATTTCTTGTGGCGAAGCGGCAAAATCCTGGTTCTGGTCAAAGACCGCTTTCATTCCTCAGATACTGCCCTGGTTTTTCATGACTCCCTTTCCATCCATGGGGTGGGAGAGCGGTATTTTCTGGGAATCGATAGAGAGACAGGAGTGAGTTATTTTGTCTGGCATACCGATGAAGCGGTGATCGAGGAAGAGGATCTTCGGACACTTCGGCAAATTGGTGCCAGGCTTTCGGATATAGAGGCCGGACTAGCGGTACATGCACTGGGATTAGCGAACTGGCACCACACCCACCCGTGCTGTTCTCGATGTGGTGCCAAGACAAGAATCGGTTTAGGTGGAGCGGTTCGAATATGTGACGTGGATGGAAGCGAACATCATCCGCGGACTGATCCAGCAGTTATCGTTTTAGTCAAAGATAAAGCTGATCGCCTACTTCTTGGACGACAACGCCTCTGGGTGGAGAAATTATTCTCCAATTTTGCCGGCTTTGTTGAACCAGGTGAATCTTTTGAGCAGAGCGTTGTCAGAGAAGTATCAGAGGAATCTGGTGTACTTGTTCATTCGGTGCATTACCTGGGGTCACAGCCGTGGCCATTTCCCGCTTCGATCATGATCGCTTTCGAAGCGATCACTTCAGAACCAGATATTGCTCGTCCCGACGGTGAAGAGATTGTGGAACTGCGTTGGTATTCGCGAGAAGAGATGCGAGAGGCAGTGAGGAGTGGTGAACTCATACTCCCATCGCAAATAAGTGTTTCGCGGAGGATGATTGAGCACTGGTATGGCGCTGGAGCAGCGGATGATCTGTCGGTTCCACATGGGTCGCCACATGGATGA
- a CDS encoding S16 family serine protease, translating to MRISQLPRLALYFVAIFLLASLLVPLPYAVLQPGAGQDVLGSVIKISAAKTYKSSGKLLLTTIYVTSPSSPIFGADVLLSWFKGEAIVMPREVLYPPHKSSQEINAANTKDMVNSQESATVAALTYLGYDVPRQTKLDKDGKKVTVYDFPIKVSISLKDTGGPSGGLVFGIGIVEKLTPDDLVAGRTIAGTGTIDSAGNIGAIGGIDEKIIAAKRAGASVFLAPSENCDDVTNVPEGIRVYSVATLKEAILVLKDARNAIPHCTWQRNR from the coding sequence ATGCGCATTTCTCAACTTCCACGTTTGGCACTCTATTTTGTAGCAATCTTTCTTCTGGCGAGTTTGCTTGTTCCTCTTCCTTACGCAGTTCTGCAACCTGGTGCGGGGCAAGATGTGCTTGGTTCAGTCATTAAAATCTCCGCGGCGAAGACTTATAAGAGTTCTGGAAAGCTTCTACTTACGACGATTTATGTAACCAGCCCGTCCTCTCCGATCTTCGGCGCGGATGTCCTTCTCTCCTGGTTCAAAGGTGAAGCGATAGTTATGCCGCGGGAGGTTCTCTACCCTCCCCATAAGAGTTCCCAAGAAATAAATGCCGCAAATACGAAAGACATGGTCAATTCTCAGGAATCAGCCACCGTCGCTGCTCTTACTTATTTGGGGTACGACGTGCCTCGCCAGACAAAACTGGATAAAGATGGAAAAAAAGTCACGGTTTACGATTTTCCTATCAAAGTCTCGATTTCGCTTAAAGACACCGGCGGACCGAGCGGAGGGCTCGTCTTTGGGATAGGGATCGTTGAGAAGCTCACCCCTGACGATCTTGTTGCCGGCAGAACGATTGCTGGGACCGGAACAATCGATAGTGCTGGAAATATCGGAGCCATCGGTGGAATCGACGAAAAGATAATCGCCGCGAAGAGGGCAGGCGCGTCAGTGTTTCTTGCTCCTAGCGAGAATTGCGATGATGTGACAAACGTCCCTGAAGGCATCAGGGTTTATTCGGTTGCCACACTCAAGGAGGCGATTTTGGTGCTTAAGGATGCTCGTAATGCCATCCCACATTGCACTTGGCAACGAAATCGGTAG
- a CDS encoding ATP-dependent helicase has protein sequence MSTGMALEQRMICRFHMGRHMDEARGSNEIRAEEILEALDDEQREVALASRGPVCVIAGAGTGKTRAITHRIAYASAIGVMNPSKVLALTFTARAAGEMRARLRSLGVPSVAARTIHSAALKQLIYFWPGVFGGRAPDLLTTKSSFVKEAISHAGLAGKVSAHSRELIRDISTEIEWAKVSQIAPEDYIEESKTRADRNRITSGQVAQVYAAYESLKRQERTIDFEDVLLLTTAMLEEEREIRERVHDQYRYFTIDEYQDVSPLQQRLINAWLGSREEICVVGDPAQTIYSFAGATPVFLNNFTRRFPQAEVIRLISGYRSTPEIIFMANSVLRSGLMGQELVSLNPHGAHPEVREYKDESSEVAGVVAEIVKLTSEGIAAQDIAVLARTNSQLKALERGCLAARIPYQVRNNERFFDRTDVKDFLRAVRQASVIPAPGTEWIDELRTIAAPFITGASTDGITALLHLAREVDDDPAFAPKSLRTYLREVEERAEQNNPPVMPVTTLATLHAAKGLEWEHVFLVGLNEGILPTHENVVAEERRLFYVGITRAKRHLNLSYRSSATNSSRPSRFLREAGLID, from the coding sequence TTGAGCACTGGTATGGCGCTGGAGCAGCGGATGATCTGTCGGTTCCACATGGGTCGCCACATGGATGAGGCGCGCGGCTCCAACGAAATCCGTGCCGAAGAAATTTTGGAAGCCCTTGATGACGAGCAGCGAGAAGTAGCGCTCGCATCGCGCGGCCCCGTCTGCGTAATCGCTGGAGCGGGAACCGGTAAAACACGGGCAATTACCCACCGGATCGCCTATGCCTCGGCAATCGGTGTGATGAATCCATCGAAGGTGCTGGCACTTACTTTCACTGCTCGCGCAGCTGGAGAAATGAGAGCGCGGCTCCGCTCCCTCGGTGTTCCGAGTGTCGCCGCCAGGACTATTCACTCCGCAGCGCTCAAACAACTTATCTATTTCTGGCCGGGAGTATTTGGGGGTAGAGCACCTGATCTTCTCACGACTAAGTCCAGTTTTGTGAAAGAGGCGATTTCTCATGCCGGGCTGGCCGGGAAAGTCTCTGCACATTCGCGCGAATTAATTCGTGATATTTCTACGGAGATTGAGTGGGCGAAAGTTTCCCAGATTGCACCAGAGGATTACATCGAAGAATCTAAAACTCGTGCCGATCGAAACAGAATAACCTCCGGGCAAGTGGCTCAGGTTTATGCAGCGTACGAGAGTCTTAAACGACAAGAGCGGACTATCGATTTTGAAGATGTGTTATTGCTGACGACCGCAATGCTTGAGGAGGAGCGCGAGATTCGCGAGCGAGTCCACGATCAGTATCGTTACTTCACCATTGATGAGTATCAGGATGTTTCGCCACTTCAACAGCGACTTATCAATGCCTGGCTCGGAAGCCGCGAGGAGATTTGCGTAGTGGGAGACCCCGCGCAAACTATCTATTCTTTCGCTGGAGCAACTCCAGTTTTCCTCAATAATTTCACTCGTAGATTTCCGCAGGCAGAGGTCATCCGTCTCATATCTGGCTATCGATCCACCCCCGAAATCATTTTCATGGCTAACAGCGTGCTGCGAAGTGGATTGATGGGACAAGAATTGGTCTCGCTCAACCCACACGGAGCGCATCCAGAAGTTCGCGAGTACAAAGATGAATCTAGTGAAGTAGCCGGAGTCGTCGCGGAAATTGTGAAGCTTACGTCCGAAGGAATCGCGGCCCAAGACATTGCCGTGTTGGCCCGCACAAATTCGCAACTCAAGGCACTTGAGCGGGGATGCTTGGCTGCTCGCATTCCCTATCAAGTCCGGAATAATGAGAGGTTCTTCGATCGCACCGACGTAAAGGATTTTCTCAGAGCCGTTCGCCAAGCTTCCGTTATCCCTGCTCCTGGGACCGAGTGGATTGACGAACTACGTACGATCGCTGCGCCATTTATTACTGGAGCCAGCACCGACGGGATTACTGCGCTACTCCATCTAGCCCGAGAAGTTGATGATGATCCGGCGTTCGCCCCCAAGTCACTTCGCACGTATCTTCGCGAAGTAGAAGAGAGAGCCGAGCAGAATAATCCGCCGGTCATGCCAGTGACGACCTTGGCAACCTTGCACGCAGCCAAAGGATTGGAGTGGGAGCACGTATTTCTCGTGGGCTTAAACGAGGGGATACTTCCGACACATGAGAATGTCGTTGCGGAAGAAAGGCGCCTTTTTTACGTGGGAATCACCCGCGCGAAAAGGCATCTCAATTTAAGTTATCGATCTAGTGCCACCAACAGCAGTCGCCCCAGCCGATTTCTACGCGAAGCAGGCTTGATCGATTAA
- a CDS encoding WhiB family transcriptional regulator, whose protein sequence is MAVLFSELLVPGWANNGEKIGLDDVTGAYGSEIAFALPCHTSDPELFFAEQSEEIELAKSLCGGCPVRAQCLQAALSREEPCGIWGGELFENGRVIARKRTVGRPRLVPAAAIEEVEESDAA, encoded by the coding sequence ATGGCCGTTCTCTTTAGTGAATTATTAGTGCCAGGGTGGGCTAACAACGGCGAGAAGATTGGCCTGGATGATGTCACAGGTGCGTATGGCTCAGAGATCGCCTTCGCCTTGCCGTGTCACACCTCGGACCCCGAACTTTTCTTCGCAGAACAGAGTGAGGAAATTGAATTGGCCAAGTCTCTCTGTGGCGGATGCCCCGTTCGTGCTCAATGTCTGCAGGCTGCACTTTCACGAGAAGAGCCATGCGGAATCTGGGGCGGAGAGCTATTTGAAAATGGCCGAGTGATCGCTCGCAAACGAACAGTAGGTCGTCCGCGACTTGTCCCCGCTGCCGCAATTGAAGAGGTGGAAGAGTCCGACGCTGCTTGA
- a CDS encoding M48 family metallopeptidase has product MPPVIRLSGNPTISEASHTRKFWGNRLVIRYLLAMRRIESEFLEQPLSQVLPGISEGEIIVIRSTRRKRNIAAYRQGGQIVVSIPARLSKADERMVVPEMVAKVRAQEATRVITDSALSGRVVDLLARWAPEMNERPFSVTWRENMNGRWGSCTNVDGTIRISSRLARFPEYVLDFVLFHEGIHLRYGDHGAQFQEILARFPQADLAQAYLDGYEAAENALTPASLSL; this is encoded by the coding sequence ATGCCCCCTGTAATTCGGTTATCGGGTAATCCGACAATTTCCGAGGCGAGCCATACCCGCAAATTCTGGGGAAATCGGCTGGTCATCCGATACCTTCTCGCTATGCGTCGAATCGAGAGTGAGTTTCTTGAACAACCCCTCTCCCAAGTCCTGCCTGGAATTTCTGAAGGCGAAATCATCGTCATCCGATCCACGCGGAGGAAGCGAAATATCGCGGCCTATCGCCAGGGTGGCCAAATTGTTGTCTCCATCCCAGCCCGACTGAGCAAAGCCGATGAGCGGATGGTTGTTCCAGAAATGGTGGCAAAGGTCCGCGCCCAAGAGGCAACCCGGGTGATCACCGATTCGGCACTCTCTGGCCGAGTTGTCGATCTCCTTGCGCGGTGGGCTCCCGAGATGAACGAGCGACCTTTCTCGGTTACCTGGCGGGAGAATATGAACGGGCGCTGGGGCTCCTGCACCAATGTGGATGGCACAATCCGGATTTCTTCCCGGCTGGCGCGCTTTCCCGAGTACGTCCTGGATTTTGTCCTCTTCCACGAAGGTATCCACCTTCGATACGGGGACCACGGGGCTCAATTCCAGGAAATCCTCGCTCGATTTCCACAAGCCGACCTAGCCCAGGCCTATCTGGACGGCTACGAGGCCGCCGAGAACGCCCTGACCCCAGCCTCCCTGTCCCTGTAG
- a CDS encoding DUF5679 domain-containing protein encodes MTEPETYTGDAYCVKCKEKRDFTGTVKVSDSGRRMAQGICSVCGTKLNRILGKAQ; translated from the coding sequence ATGACAGAACCAGAGACATACACAGGTGACGCTTACTGCGTTAAGTGCAAGGAGAAGCGCGACTTTACGGGAACCGTAAAAGTCTCAGACTCTGGTCGTCGCATGGCTCAGGGCATCTGCTCGGTCTGTGGCACCAAGCTCAACCGCATTCTTGGCAAGGCACAGTAA
- a CDS encoding endonuclease/exonuclease/phosphatase family protein, with amino-acid sequence MRLTSWNLLHGRATPLTSASENARSGSPAEPNTLLANALRTLNPDVLGLQEVDFHLARSADSNQVAAIASMMGAQHWAFTPSVIGSPDENWRGTTQADVRVVTNKNPIGLSGYGIGLVSKVPIRSWHRLELPAAPIGVLMTLPREGKLKKIYVRDHPRSALAAELENGWLIINTHLTFVPVFNYLQLLKIKRWVKRLPATDKSKIIIMGDLNLPLSILVRGLHWNSLVTERTFPTWKPRVQVDYFLSQKISPEDVVHVPSMLTGVSDHLPLTVELD; translated from the coding sequence ATGCGCCTCACCTCGTGGAATCTCCTTCATGGCCGGGCAACACCGCTCACTTCAGCGAGCGAAAATGCCCGATCTGGGAGCCCTGCTGAGCCAAACACGCTGCTAGCCAACGCGCTGCGCACTCTCAACCCCGATGTCCTAGGCCTGCAGGAGGTGGATTTCCACTTGGCTCGATCGGCCGACTCCAACCAAGTGGCGGCAATTGCCTCCATGATGGGTGCGCAGCATTGGGCTTTCACTCCCTCGGTCATTGGCTCGCCGGATGAGAATTGGCGCGGTACAACGCAAGCAGATGTACGAGTCGTCACCAACAAAAACCCCATCGGCTTATCGGGCTACGGAATCGGACTGGTTTCAAAAGTCCCTATTCGTTCGTGGCATCGATTAGAACTACCTGCAGCTCCCATCGGAGTATTGATGACACTTCCCCGCGAGGGAAAACTCAAGAAGATTTATGTTCGCGATCATCCACGATCCGCACTCGCTGCCGAACTTGAAAATGGCTGGCTCATCATCAACACTCACCTCACTTTCGTACCCGTCTTTAATTATCTGCAACTTCTTAAAATAAAGCGCTGGGTAAAGAGGCTGCCTGCCACAGATAAATCAAAAATTATTATTATGGGTGATCTCAACTTGCCACTCTCAATACTCGTTCGTGGACTGCATTGGAACTCCCTCGTTACAGAGCGAACATTTCCCACCTGGAAGCCGAGAGTTCAGGTCGATTACTTTCTTTCGCAGAAAATTTCACCCGAGGATGTGGTCCATGTTCCTTCAATGCTCACGGGAGTGAGCGACCACTTACCGCTGACGGTAGAATTGGATTAA
- a CDS encoding zinc-dependent metalloprotease, which produces MAPFGFTPSNSDDAPEENNPANPQPNGATGDNTENGENQDLAALFAMLQEQMQSQFGEKMPADMAKEIQEQFAKLGINPIGFLDALGKSDSALPLNISRDIAKQYVAAHGSAMIGTNDVAVYQEAMGIADLWLNDATVFPANSNVKNIYSRADWVDATMKGWQKTVEPLANGLAKAMTSIVEEQGLPENSLPLAQVAGLLRSFIGTMIATQLGQSIGGLAASVTGAHDVGLPLLEPARPALIPENIALWSADIGIEPSEVRIFHALREGAIARLFDNNPWLIEYMRNAIAEYGKGIRIDVEAMQRQAEEAIDSGAIDPNNPETFKVALNEGLFTPEESPAQVEALTKLETALALIDGWADDVTTLAAGDRLPSLNALRETLRRRRATSSPAQQLFASLFGLEVSPRMSREASAFWSQIRALRDVSARDQIWSGILPTHEELTDAEGYLRSIEVPDDLSSLAD; this is translated from the coding sequence ATGGCGCCATTTGGTTTCACACCCTCAAATAGCGATGATGCGCCCGAGGAGAACAACCCAGCGAATCCTCAACCAAATGGGGCTACTGGAGATAATACTGAGAATGGCGAAAATCAAGATCTCGCTGCGCTTTTTGCCATGCTGCAAGAACAGATGCAATCACAATTTGGCGAAAAGATGCCCGCAGATATGGCAAAGGAAATTCAAGAGCAGTTTGCGAAATTAGGAATCAACCCCATTGGATTTCTTGATGCGCTTGGAAAATCTGACAGCGCACTTCCACTCAACATTAGTCGCGACATTGCCAAGCAATATGTTGCCGCACACGGTTCTGCGATGATCGGAACAAACGATGTCGCGGTCTATCAGGAAGCAATGGGAATAGCGGATCTTTGGCTTAACGATGCAACGGTTTTCCCGGCAAATTCAAATGTTAAAAATATTTACAGTCGCGCCGATTGGGTGGATGCGACTATGAAAGGTTGGCAGAAAACCGTAGAGCCGCTTGCCAATGGACTTGCGAAAGCAATGACTTCAATTGTTGAAGAACAAGGGTTACCCGAGAATTCATTGCCGCTTGCGCAAGTAGCGGGACTCTTACGTTCGTTCATTGGAACAATGATTGCAACTCAACTGGGTCAATCAATTGGTGGTCTAGCAGCGAGTGTCACCGGTGCACATGACGTCGGACTACCACTTCTGGAACCTGCCCGACCAGCCCTCATACCGGAGAACATTGCACTCTGGAGCGCAGATATCGGTATAGAGCCATCTGAAGTGAGAATTTTTCATGCCCTTCGTGAGGGTGCGATTGCCCGATTATTCGACAATAATCCTTGGCTCATTGAGTACATGCGAAACGCGATTGCAGAATATGGCAAGGGAATTCGCATCGACGTGGAAGCAATGCAGCGACAAGCAGAAGAAGCAATTGACTCTGGCGCCATTGATCCAAACAATCCTGAAACATTCAAGGTTGCACTCAATGAGGGATTGTTTACGCCGGAAGAAAGTCCAGCACAAGTTGAAGCTCTCACAAAGTTGGAAACTGCACTCGCACTCATTGATGGTTGGGCTGACGATGTCACAACTCTTGCAGCCGGCGATCGGCTTCCATCGCTCAATGCGCTTCGTGAAACTCTTCGTCGCCGTCGGGCGACTTCATCGCCTGCACAACAACTCTTCGCATCTCTGTTCGGACTTGAAGTCTCACCTCGCATGTCACGTGAAGCCAGTGCGTTCTGGTCACAGATCCGTGCTCTGCGGGATGTAAGCGCCCGTGATCAAATCTGGAGTGGAATTCTTCCAACTCACGAAGAACTCACCGATGCAGAAGGTTACTTGCGAAGTATCGAAGTGCCCGACGATCTATCCAGCTTGGCCGACTGA
- a CDS encoding ATP-dependent DNA helicase: MSNPERWTDGDGMSRDILYSPEIIANKLRIVDPKVRIPSHEQSAIIAAALEPAVVIAGAGSGKTETMSARVLYLIANGLAKPEEILGLTFTRKAAGELGVRIRSKLRQLRDPRVGLEIARGEPVIMTYHSYAGRLLNEHAIRYGIDASSDPMGEAATWQMAAKIVSNWPDDEFTSESALSTVIYDVIGLSRMVLEHMTSSDEIRKISENLLAQLETLGTKSNETVRGVQKVLQQRMSILPMVEELISTRQKNGELSFDDQMSLAARIAMEIPEVVEIERAKYKVVLLDEYQDTSQSQVRMLSALFGDGHAVMAVGDPCQAIYTWRGASAGTIGAFAKNFPGKGDANGSAKHFSLPVTYRNDKIILELANTVSEQIRENSPVEVLPLVARDGAGAGELAYGIFETLESEAKGISEYFSNLWFDPERMAKDEKDRTSFAVLVRKRSQIAEIELALRGENIPVEVLGVGGLIHVAEVADVISLLRVITDPEAGAALMRHLTGPRLNLGASDIAALGRFSRSRAQAQQTTSRGLVAKIVQGNPLREEADDQFFASLIDAVDEITSANAAHFTQAGFSRLTHFAADLRRIRSRAGGPLTDLVSEIESYLNLDVEVQLRDGTENGRRHLDRFMDEVAKFSRSGGTIADFLEWLDVASSEEAGLKSGAPEVRRDVVQILTIHTAKGAEWDVVAVPGLAKGNFPGNGLKRDNWLTNEEHIPFPLRGDSHELPTFDISACSTNTEAKKVFDVFALECNKLRHDEEIRLGYVAITRARTHLICTTSRWRDGINPVEPSEIYELVAQTALVHGGVILSDAPVPQDEDEKPESSNPLSAIWPRDPLGDRRASFDAAIDLVRNSAAHSLKPEVMNADTDIESIQSWIRDSQALINELHRSKDRADVLLPPRLSVSTLVALRDNPEELALVIRRPMPRPQDEYSRRGTVFHLWVEKHFGQATLFDDEDLDPIDPLESDQTLEELKTRWLASEWGDRQPYAVEVPFESVLAGVLLRGRIDAVYKIGDRFEVVDWKTGSKRLGESAAIQLAMYRLAWAKLQKIDPALVSAAFHYVPTGVTDRRADLLDESELIALLEKH, from the coding sequence ATGTCCAATCCAGAGCGATGGACGGACGGTGATGGAATGAGCAGAGACATTCTTTATTCTCCGGAAATTATTGCTAACAAACTCAGAATTGTTGATCCAAAAGTTCGTATTCCTTCTCATGAACAATCTGCCATCATTGCAGCGGCACTCGAACCTGCAGTCGTGATTGCTGGTGCCGGATCGGGCAAGACGGAGACGATGAGCGCGCGCGTTCTCTACCTGATCGCCAATGGCCTGGCTAAACCTGAGGAGATTCTGGGTCTGACCTTTACGCGCAAAGCCGCGGGTGAATTGGGAGTGCGGATTCGCAGCAAGTTGCGGCAATTGCGCGACCCGCGAGTTGGTCTGGAGATTGCCCGTGGCGAACCCGTGATCATGACCTATCACTCCTATGCAGGACGGCTTCTCAACGAGCATGCCATTCGATATGGAATTGACGCCAGTTCTGATCCCATGGGGGAGGCGGCCACCTGGCAGATGGCGGCAAAAATCGTGAGCAATTGGCCAGATGACGAGTTCACGTCAGAGAGTGCTTTAAGCACGGTTATATATGACGTTATTGGCCTTTCTAGGATGGTTCTAGAACATATGACTTCCTCGGACGAAATCAGGAAAATATCTGAGAATCTCTTGGCGCAGTTGGAAACCCTTGGTACGAAATCGAATGAGACCGTGCGCGGGGTTCAGAAAGTTCTACAGCAACGCATGTCGATTCTTCCGATGGTTGAAGAACTTATCTCGACTCGCCAGAAGAATGGCGAACTCTCCTTCGACGATCAGATGTCACTGGCGGCTCGCATCGCCATGGAAATCCCCGAAGTTGTAGAGATTGAACGCGCGAAATACAAAGTGGTCTTGTTGGATGAATACCAAGACACTTCTCAGTCGCAGGTGCGGATGCTTTCCGCGCTCTTTGGAGATGGCCATGCAGTGATGGCAGTGGGCGACCCGTGCCAAGCGATCTACACCTGGCGGGGTGCGTCGGCCGGGACTATCGGGGCTTTCGCAAAGAATTTTCCTGGCAAGGGTGATGCGAATGGAAGTGCCAAACATTTCTCCCTTCCCGTCACGTATAGAAATGACAAAATCATTCTCGAGCTCGCCAATACTGTGTCAGAGCAGATCCGCGAAAATAGTCCGGTGGAGGTGCTCCCGCTAGTTGCACGAGATGGTGCCGGAGCAGGCGAGTTGGCTTATGGAATTTTTGAAACTTTAGAGAGCGAAGCAAAAGGAATATCTGAATATTTTTCAAACCTCTGGTTTGATCCCGAGCGAATGGCCAAGGACGAGAAGGATCGAACCTCATTTGCCGTTCTCGTCCGTAAGCGTTCGCAGATCGCAGAAATCGAACTAGCTCTTCGCGGTGAAAATATTCCCGTCGAAGTTCTAGGTGTTGGGGGACTGATTCACGTCGCGGAGGTTGCCGATGTAATTTCGCTCTTGCGTGTCATAACCGATCCAGAAGCTGGCGCAGCACTGATGCGTCATCTCACTGGACCACGCCTTAATTTAGGCGCATCCGACATTGCCGCCCTGGGTCGTTTCTCTCGTTCGCGCGCGCAGGCGCAGCAGACCACTTCCCGGGGCTTGGTTGCGAAAATTGTGCAGGGAAATCCGCTGCGCGAGGAAGCCGATGACCAGTTCTTTGCAAGCCTTATTGATGCAGTAGATGAAATAACCAGTGCCAATGCTGCACATTTCACCCAAGCGGGGTTTTCTCGGCTGACTCATTTTGCCGCCGACCTGCGCCGCATCCGCTCCCGAGCTGGAGGTCCACTCACAGATCTCGTCTCCGAGATAGAGAGTTATCTCAATCTAGATGTAGAAGTACAGCTCCGCGACGGCACGGAGAATGGCCGACGTCACCTGGATCGCTTTATGGATGAGGTTGCGAAATTCTCACGCAGCGGAGGAACAATTGCCGACTTCCTTGAATGGCTCGATGTGGCCTCTTCGGAAGAAGCCGGGTTGAAATCTGGCGCCCCCGAGGTGCGCCGCGATGTTGTCCAGATTCTGACAATTCACACTGCCAAGGGCGCGGAGTGGGATGTTGTCGCAGTGCCGGGGCTGGCTAAAGGTAATTTCCCCGGAAATGGCTTGAAGCGAGATAACTGGCTGACTAATGAAGAGCACATCCCATTCCCACTGCGTGGTGATAGTCATGAGTTACCGACCTTTGATATCTCTGCGTGCAGTACAAATACGGAGGCAAAGAAAGTCTTTGATGTCTTTGCCCTGGAGTGCAACAAACTCAGACACGATGAGGAGATTCGCCTGGGGTATGTCGCAATTACCAGAGCGCGGACTCATCTAATCTGTACGACTTCGAGATGGCGCGACGGAATCAATCCCGTGGAGCCCAGTGAAATTTATGAACTCGTGGCGCAAACAGCATTAGTTCACGGCGGAGTAATTCTGTCTGATGCACCCGTCCCGCAAGATGAGGATGAGAAACCCGAATCATCCAATCCACTCTCCGCCATCTGGCCCCGCGATCCACTCGGTGATCGCCGTGCCTCCTTTGATGCGGCAATTGACTTGGTTCGCAATAGTGCGGCGCACTCGCTGAAGCCCGAAGTCATGAATGCGGATACAGATATTGAGAGCATTCAGTCATGGATTCGCGATTCGCAAGCTCTGATCAATGAGCTTCATCGAAGTAAGGATCGGGCCGATGTGCTCCTGCCTCCTCGACTCTCGGTTTCCACGCTCGTTGCCCTTCGTGACAATCCAGAAGAATTGGCGTTGGTGATCAGAAGACCAATGCCGCGGCCACAGGATGAATACTCAAGGCGGGGCACTGTTTTTCACCTCTGGGTGGAGAAGCATTTTGGCCAAGCTACTCTCTTTGACGACGAAGATCTCGACCCCATTGATCCTCTCGAATCAGATCAAACGCTGGAAGAGCTTAAGACCAGATGGCTTGCCAGTGAATGGGGAGATCGTCAGCCCTATGCCGTTGAAGTGCCCTTTGAGAGTGTTCTGGCTGGCGTACTTCTGCGCGGTCGAATCGACGCCGTGTACAAAATTGGAGATCGTTTCGAGGTTGTCGATTGGAAGACTGGATCTAAGAGACTTGGCGAATCTGCAGCCATCCAACTGGCGATGTACCGATTGGCCTGGGCGAAGTTGCAGAAAATTGATCCAGCCCTTGTAAGTGCGGCATTCCATTATGTTCCTACCGGTGTCACGGATCGGCGCGCAGATTTACTCGATGAATCAGAGCTGATCGCTCTTTTAGAGAAGCATTAA